Proteins co-encoded in one Alcanivorax sp. genomic window:
- the rpoB gene encoding DNA-directed RNA polymerase subunit beta encodes MAYSFTEKKRIRKDFGKLPKVMDVPYLLAIQLDSYRKFLQQDKSAEERLDNGLEAAFRSVFPIASYSGNAALEYAGYEFGKPVFDVKECIIRGTTYAAPLRVRIRLVIYDRESSGAIKDIREQQVYMGEIPLMTENGTFVINGTERVIVSQLHRSPGVFFDHDKGKTHSSGKLLYSARVIPYRGSWLDFEFDPKDLVYVRIDRRRKLPATILLRALGYTSDEVLEMFFDTNEIVAEDGLYRMKLVPERLRGETATFDILADGEVVVERGRRITARHIRQLEKAGLEYLEIPAEYLQGKYLAKSIIDQDTGEILVECNTELTAETLEKLEAAGINEFETLYTNDLDNGPFMADTLRADPTRTPLEALVEIYRMMRPGEPPTKEAAENLFKNLFFTDERYDLSGVGRMKFNRRLGREDETGPGILFDGRYFSARTDEEGKQYFEQMGEESSDIIDVLKTLVDIRNGNGVVDDIDHLGNRRVRSVGEMAENQFRVGLVRVERAVKERLSLAESEGLMPQDLINSKPVAAAVKEFFGSSQLSQFMDQNNPLSEITHKRRVSALGPGGLTRERAGFEVRDVHPTHYGRVCPIETPEGPNIGLINSLATYARANEYGFLESPYLKVIDGKVSEEIEYLSAIEEAECVIAQVDAKMTDDGGFEEDFVTVRHRYEFTVMERDTITHMDVSPRQVVSVAASLIPFLEHDDANRALMGSNMQRQAVPTLRADKPLVGTGFERHVARDSGVCVVATRGGIVDKVDASRIIVKVNDDEVAEGEAGVDIYNLTKYTRSNQNTCINQRPLVKVGDRVAARDIMADGPSVDMGELALGQNMRVAFMPWNGYNFEDSILISEKVVKEDRFTSIHIQELTAIARDTKLGPEEITADIPNVGEAALSKLDESGIVYIGAEVEAGDILVGKVTPKGETQLTPEEKLLRAIFGEKASDVKDTSLRVSSGVKGTVIDVQVFTRDGVEKDERAKQIEQSALEQFRKDLKDEYRILELDILERLRTVMVGKKVNGGAGFKRGTELTGEMLDGLDAEKWFELRPADEDVAEQLERAQQYLEQHKKEQDERYKDKQAKISGGDDLAHGVLKVVKVYLAIKRRIQPGDKMAGRHGNKGVISVIMPEEDMPYDENGVPVDVVLNPLGVPSRMNVGQILETHLGWAAKGLGERIGEMLAEQKKIADIRTFLDKIYNKAGAGGSPEDLDSFSDDEIVELAKNLVGGVPMATAVFDGAKEFEIKELLELAGHDRSGQVQLWDGRTGEAFDRKVTVGYMYMLKLNHLVDDKMHARSTGSYSLVTQQPLGGKAQFGGQRFGEMEVWALEAYGAAYTLQEMLTVKSDDVNGRTRVYKNIVDGDHRMDPGMPESFNVLLKEIRSLGINIELEND; translated from the coding sequence ATGGCATACTCATTTACTGAGAAAAAGCGGATCCGCAAAGATTTCGGCAAGTTGCCGAAGGTGATGGATGTTCCCTACCTTCTGGCAATCCAGCTCGATTCCTACCGCAAATTCCTGCAGCAGGACAAAAGTGCAGAAGAGCGTCTGGATAACGGTCTGGAAGCGGCTTTCCGGTCAGTATTCCCGATTGCCAGTTATTCAGGTAACGCAGCACTGGAGTATGCCGGCTACGAGTTCGGCAAACCCGTGTTTGATGTGAAAGAGTGCATCATCCGCGGTACTACCTATGCCGCGCCGCTGCGCGTGCGCATTCGTCTCGTTATTTATGACCGTGAGTCATCCGGGGCGATCAAGGATATTCGTGAACAACAGGTCTACATGGGTGAGATTCCCCTGATGACCGAAAACGGTACCTTCGTTATCAACGGTACCGAGCGTGTAATCGTGTCCCAGCTGCACCGTTCTCCGGGTGTATTCTTCGACCACGACAAGGGCAAGACTCACTCCTCCGGCAAACTGCTGTATTCCGCCCGGGTGATTCCTTACCGTGGTTCCTGGCTGGACTTCGAATTCGATCCGAAAGACCTGGTCTACGTCCGGATCGACCGTCGCCGCAAGCTGCCGGCGACCATTCTGCTGCGCGCATTGGGTTACACCTCCGACGAAGTGTTGGAGATGTTCTTCGACACCAATGAGATCGTGGCAGAGGACGGCCTGTACCGCATGAAGCTGGTACCGGAGCGTCTGCGTGGTGAAACCGCCACCTTTGATATCCTCGCCGACGGCGAAGTGGTGGTTGAACGTGGCCGCCGTATTACTGCGCGTCATATTCGCCAGCTGGAAAAAGCCGGTCTTGAGTACCTGGAAATTCCTGCCGAATACCTGCAGGGCAAGTACCTGGCCAAGTCCATTATCGATCAGGATACCGGTGAGATCCTGGTTGAATGTAATACCGAACTGACAGCCGAAACCCTGGAAAAGCTGGAAGCAGCCGGTATTAACGAGTTCGAAACCCTGTACACCAACGACCTGGATAACGGCCCGTTCATGGCCGATACCCTGCGTGCAGATCCGACCCGTACGCCGCTGGAAGCCTTGGTCGAGATCTACCGCATGATGCGCCCGGGTGAGCCGCCCACCAAGGAAGCGGCTGAGAACCTGTTCAAGAACCTGTTCTTCACCGACGAGCGTTACGACCTGTCCGGTGTGGGCCGCATGAAGTTCAACCGTCGTCTCGGCCGTGAAGACGAAACCGGTCCGGGCATCCTGTTTGATGGCCGTTACTTCAGTGCCCGTACTGATGAAGAGGGCAAGCAGTACTTCGAGCAGATGGGTGAAGAGTCCTCTGACATCATCGACGTACTGAAGACACTGGTCGACATCCGCAACGGTAACGGTGTGGTCGATGATATCGATCACCTGGGTAACCGTCGTGTGCGTTCCGTGGGTGAAATGGCCGAGAACCAGTTCCGTGTGGGTCTGGTACGTGTCGAGCGTGCGGTCAAGGAGCGTCTGAGCCTGGCCGAGTCCGAAGGCCTGATGCCGCAGGATCTGATCAATTCCAAGCCGGTGGCTGCTGCCGTGAAAGAGTTCTTTGGCTCTTCCCAGCTGTCCCAGTTCATGGATCAGAACAACCCGCTGTCCGAGATCACGCACAAGCGTCGTGTTTCCGCGTTGGGCCCAGGTGGTCTGACCCGTGAGCGTGCCGGCTTTGAGGTTCGCGACGTTCACCCGACTCACTACGGTCGTGTGTGTCCGATCGAGACCCCTGAGGGGCCGAACATCGGTCTGATCAACTCCCTGGCCACCTATGCCCGCGCCAACGAGTACGGCTTCCTCGAGTCTCCGTACCTGAAAGTGATCGACGGCAAGGTCAGCGAAGAAATCGAATACCTGTCAGCCATCGAAGAAGCCGAGTGCGTGATCGCACAGGTGGACGCGAAGATGACCGACGACGGCGGTTTCGAGGAAGACTTCGTAACGGTACGCCATCGCTACGAATTTACCGTGATGGAGCGCGACACCATTACCCATATGGATGTCTCTCCCCGTCAGGTGGTGTCCGTAGCCGCGTCCCTGATCCCGTTCCTCGAGCACGATGATGCAAACCGTGCTCTGATGGGTTCCAACATGCAGCGTCAGGCTGTACCGACCTTGCGTGCTGACAAGCCGCTGGTAGGTACCGGCTTCGAGCGTCACGTAGCCCGTGACTCCGGCGTGTGTGTGGTGGCCACCCGTGGCGGTATCGTCGACAAGGTAGATGCTTCCCGCATCATCGTGAAAGTGAACGATGACGAAGTGGCAGAGGGTGAAGCAGGTGTAGACATCTACAACCTGACCAAATACACCCGTTCCAACCAGAACACCTGCATCAACCAGCGTCCGCTGGTGAAAGTGGGTGACCGGGTTGCCGCCCGCGATATCATGGCCGACGGTCCGTCCGTGGACATGGGTGAACTGGCCCTGGGTCAGAACATGCGCGTGGCGTTCATGCCCTGGAATGGTTACAACTTTGAGGATTCCATCCTCATCTCCGAGAAAGTAGTGAAGGAAGACCGTTTCACTTCCATCCACATTCAGGAGCTCACCGCGATCGCCCGTGACACCAAGCTGGGTCCGGAAGAGATCACTGCGGATATCCCCAATGTGGGCGAGGCGGCACTGTCCAAACTGGACGAGTCCGGCATCGTTTACATCGGTGCGGAAGTGGAAGCTGGCGACATTCTGGTAGGCAAGGTAACGCCGAAGGGCGAAACCCAGCTGACCCCGGAAGAGAAGCTGCTGCGTGCCATCTTCGGTGAGAAAGCCTCTGACGTGAAAGACACCTCCCTGCGTGTGTCTTCCGGCGTTAAGGGTACGGTCATCGACGTACAGGTCTTCACCCGCGATGGCGTGGAAAAAGACGAGCGTGCCAAGCAGATCGAGCAGTCTGCCCTGGAGCAGTTCCGCAAGGATCTGAAGGACGAGTACCGCATCCTCGAGCTGGACATCCTGGAGCGTCTGCGCACTGTGATGGTCGGCAAGAAGGTCAACGGTGGCGCCGGCTTCAAGCGTGGTACCGAGCTGACCGGCGAAATGCTGGATGGCCTGGACGCCGAGAAGTGGTTCGAGCTGCGCCCGGCTGACGAAGATGTGGCCGAGCAACTCGAGCGCGCCCAGCAGTACCTGGAGCAGCACAAGAAAGAGCAGGATGAGCGTTACAAGGACAAGCAGGCCAAGATCTCCGGTGGTGATGATCTGGCTCACGGTGTCCTCAAGGTGGTCAAGGTTTACCTGGCTATCAAGCGTCGCATCCAGCCCGGTGACAAGATGGCCGGTCGTCACGGTAACAAAGGTGTGATCTCCGTGATCATGCCGGAAGAAGATATGCCGTACGACGAGAACGGTGTGCCGGTGGACGTGGTATTGAACCCGCTGGGTGTTCCGTCCCGTATGAACGTGGGGCAGATTCTCGAAACCCACCTGGGGTGGGCTGCCAAGGGTCTTGGTGAGCGGATCGGCGAAATGCTGGCCGAGCAGAAGAAGATTGCGGATATCCGCACCTTCCTCGACAAGATCTACAACAAGGCCGGTGCTGGTGGTTCTCCGGAAGATCTGGACAGCTTCAGCGATGACGAAATCGTGGAACTGGCCAAGAATCTGGTGGGCGGCGTGCCCATGGCTACCGCGGTATTCGACGGTGCCAAGGAGTTCGAGATCAAGGAACTGCTGGAGCTGGCAGGCCATGACCGTTCCGGTCAGGTGCAGCTGTGGGATGGCC
- the rplL gene encoding 50S ribosomal protein L7/L12: MAVSKEDILGAIADMSVMDLVELIEAMEEKFGVTAAAAVAAAPAAAGGGEAAAEEKTEFDVVLTGFGDKKVGVIKAVREVTGLGLKEAKELVEGAPAPVKEGAAKDEAEEIKKKIEEAGGTAELK, encoded by the coding sequence ATGGCCGTTTCCAAAGAAGATATCCTCGGCGCTATCGCCGATATGAGCGTTATGGACCTCGTTGAACTGATCGAGGCCATGGAAGAGAAGTTCGGCGTAACTGCCGCTGCTGCTGTTGCTGCTGCTCCCGCAGCCGCTGGTGGTGGTGAAGCTGCTGCCGAAGAGAAGACCGAGTTTGACGTAGTTCTGACCGGCTTCGGCGATAAGAAAGTTGGCGTGATCAAGGCTGTACGTGAAGTAACTGGCCTGGGTCTGAAAGAAGCCAAAGAGCTGGTTGAAGGCGCTCCCGCTCCTGTTAAGGAAGGCGCAGCCAAAGACGAAGCCGAAGAGATCAAGAAAAAGATCGAAGAGGCTGGCGGTACCGCCGAGCTCAAGTAA
- the rplJ gene encoding 50S ribosomal protein L10, with translation MPLNLEDKRAIVASVNAVANEALSAVVADYRGLTVSQMTELRSKARETGVYLKVVRNTLAKFAVKDTEFECLNDALVGPTVLAFSQDDPGAAARLIKDFAKDNDALEVKALAVGGVTYGAQDIDILAKLPTRDEAISQLMSVMQAPVAKFVRTLNEVPGKFVRTVAAVKDQKQSAA, from the coding sequence ATGCCTTTGAATCTGGAGGACAAACGGGCGATTGTTGCTTCGGTCAATGCTGTTGCTAACGAAGCGCTGTCTGCTGTGGTTGCTGACTATCGTGGTCTCACTGTTTCTCAGATGACTGAGTTGCGGAGTAAGGCCCGTGAAACTGGCGTGTACCTGAAAGTAGTACGGAACACGCTGGCGAAGTTCGCCGTGAAAGACACCGAGTTCGAGTGTCTGAACGACGCACTGGTTGGCCCCACTGTTTTGGCTTTTTCCCAGGATGATCCGGGCGCTGCTGCTCGACTCATCAAGGACTTTGCCAAAGACAATGACGCGCTGGAAGTAAAAGCTCTGGCTGTGGGTGGTGTAACTTATGGCGCTCAGGATATCGATATCCTGGCCAAGTTGCCGACCCGCGACGAAGCGATTTCTCAGCTCATGTCCGTTATGCAGGCCCCGGTGGCCAAGTTTGTTCGTACCCTCAACGAGGTTCCTGGCAAATTTGTTCGCACCGTTGCTGCAGTCAAGGACCAGAAACAGAGTGCTGCCTGA
- the rplA gene encoding 50S ribosomal protein L1, translated as MAKLSKRLRAIREKVEAGKLYQVDEAVALLTELSGVKFKESVDVAVNLGVDPRKSDQNVRGASVLPHGTGKTVRVAVFAQGAKAEEAKEAGADVVGFDDLAEQVQGGEINFDVVIASPDAMRVVGKLGTILGPRGLMPNPKVGTVTPDVAQAVKNAKGGQVRYRTDKGGIIHCTVGQVGFDNTAIKENVEALLADLKKAKPSSAKGTYFKKVTLSTTMGPGLSIDPSSLAM; from the coding sequence ATGGCTAAACTGTCCAAGCGTCTGCGTGCCATTCGCGAAAAAGTAGAAGCCGGCAAACTGTATCAGGTAGATGAGGCTGTTGCTCTGCTGACCGAACTGTCCGGTGTGAAGTTCAAAGAGTCTGTAGATGTAGCTGTCAACCTGGGTGTTGATCCGCGTAAATCCGACCAGAACGTGCGTGGTGCTTCCGTACTGCCTCACGGTACTGGCAAGACCGTTCGTGTTGCTGTTTTTGCTCAAGGCGCCAAAGCCGAAGAAGCCAAAGAAGCCGGCGCGGACGTGGTTGGCTTTGACGACTTGGCCGAGCAGGTTCAGGGCGGCGAAATCAACTTTGACGTCGTTATTGCTTCCCCGGACGCCATGCGCGTTGTGGGTAAGCTCGGCACCATTCTGGGTCCCCGTGGCCTGATGCCGAACCCGAAGGTTGGCACCGTGACTCCTGATGTTGCCCAGGCGGTTAAAAACGCCAAGGGTGGCCAGGTGCGTTACCGTACCGACAAAGGCGGCATCATCCACTGCACCGTGGGTCAGGTAGGTTTCGACAACACCGCCATCAAGGAAAACGTGGAAGCGCTGCTGGCTGATCTGAAGAAAGCCAAGCCGTCTTCCGCCAAGGGCACTTACTTCAAGAAAGTAACCCTGTCCACCACCATGGGTCCGGGTCTGTCCATCGATCCTTCTTCCCTGGCGATGTAA
- the rplK gene encoding 50S ribosomal protein L11: MAKKVQAYIKLQVAAGQANPSPPVGPALGQHGVNIMEFCKAFNAQTQQLDAGAPVPVVITVYNDRSFTFTMKTPPASYLLKKAAKIKSGSGEPNTKKVGKVTRAQLEEIAKAKEPDLTAADLDAAVRTIAGSARSMGLDVEG, translated from the coding sequence ATGGCGAAGAAAGTACAGGCCTACATCAAGCTGCAGGTAGCAGCTGGTCAGGCTAACCCGTCACCGCCGGTTGGTCCTGCACTGGGTCAGCACGGTGTGAACATCATGGAGTTCTGTAAGGCGTTCAACGCCCAGACTCAGCAGCTGGATGCCGGTGCGCCGGTTCCTGTTGTGATCACCGTCTACAACGATCGCTCCTTCACCTTCACCATGAAGACGCCGCCGGCTTCTTACCTGCTGAAGAAGGCTGCCAAGATCAAGAGCGGTTCCGGTGAGCCGAACACCAAGAAAGTGGGCAAGGTAACCCGTGCTCAGCTGGAAGAGATCGCCAAGGCGAAAGAGCCGGATCTGACTGCTGCTGACTTGGACGCCGCTGTGCGCACTATCGCGGGCTCTGCTCGTTCCATGGGCCTGGATGTGGAGGGTTAA
- the nusG gene encoding transcription termination/antitermination protein NusG produces MAKRWYVVHAYSGFEKHVKRALEERVKLRSMEELFGDILVPTEEVVEIKGGQKRKSERKFFPGYVLVEMEMCDDSWHLVKETPKVMGFIGEDPKNPGRVSPITKKEADAILQRMDDAVEKPKPKTLFEAGEVVRVNDGPFADFNGVIEEVNYEKSRLQVAVMIFGRSTPVELEFGQVEKT; encoded by the coding sequence ATGGCTAAGCGCTGGTATGTGGTACATGCCTATTCAGGTTTCGAGAAGCACGTAAAACGCGCCCTTGAAGAGCGCGTTAAATTGCGTTCCATGGAAGAGCTTTTTGGTGACATCCTGGTTCCCACTGAAGAAGTGGTTGAGATCAAGGGTGGCCAGAAGCGCAAGTCCGAGCGCAAATTCTTCCCCGGCTATGTGCTGGTGGAAATGGAGATGTGCGATGACTCCTGGCACCTGGTCAAAGAGACCCCGAAGGTGATGGGCTTTATTGGTGAAGATCCGAAGAATCCGGGTCGTGTTTCACCGATTACCAAGAAAGAGGCGGATGCCATCCTGCAGCGCATGGATGACGCCGTTGAGAAGCCGAAGCCGAAGACGCTGTTCGAAGCTGGCGAAGTGGTCCGTGTCAACGACGGTCCGTTTGCAGATTTCAACGGTGTGATCGAAGAAGTGAATTACGAAAAGAGCCGTCTGCAGGTGGCTGTAATGATCTTCGGTCGTTCCACACCGGTAGAGCTGGAGTTTGGCCAGGTCGAAAAGACCTGA
- the secE gene encoding preprotein translocase subunit SecE, producing MSEKTEAHSGSAALEAVKWLMVVALVAAAVVGNSYFSDQPTLYRVVGVVVTALVAVFVALQTEQGKSFNQLRKDSMVELRKIVWPTRQETLQTTLIVLVFVVLVALLLFVLDWILGGLMSWVIG from the coding sequence ATGAGCGAGAAAACTGAAGCACATTCCGGCTCTGCCGCCTTGGAGGCAGTGAAGTGGTTGATGGTGGTTGCCCTTGTGGCTGCCGCAGTAGTCGGTAATAGCTATTTCTCCGATCAGCCTACCCTTTATCGGGTTGTTGGCGTCGTAGTGACGGCGCTGGTGGCCGTATTTGTCGCTCTGCAGACTGAGCAGGGAAAATCATTCAATCAGTTGCGCAAGGATTCCATGGTGGAGCTGCGCAAGATTGTCTGGCCGACCCGTCAGGAAACCCTGCAGACCACCTTGATTGTTCTGGTGTTTGTGGTGCTGGTGGCCTTGCTGCTGTTTGTGCTCGACTGGATTCTGGGTGGCCTGATGTCTTGGGTGATTGGTTAA
- the tuf gene encoding elongation factor Tu → MAKEKFERNKPHVNVGTIGHVDHGKTTLTAALTRVCAEVWGGAAVAFDGIDNAPEERERGITIATSHVEYDSPTRHYAHVDCPGHADYVKNMITGAAQMDGAILVCSAADGPMPQTREHILLSRQVGVPYIVVFLNKADMVDDEELLELVEMEIRELLNDYDFPGDDTPIIKGSALKALEGDTSDIGMPAVQKLVECLDEYIPEPERAVDQPFLMPIEDVFSISGRGTVVTGRVERGIIKVGEEIEIVGIHDTTKTTCTGVEMFRKLLDEGRAGENVGVLLRGTKRDEVERGQVLAKPGSITPHTKFVAEVYVLSKDEGGRHTPFFNGYRPQFYFRTTDVTGACTLPEGTEMVMPGDNVQMDVELIAPIAMEDGLRFAIREGGRTVGAGVVAKITE, encoded by the coding sequence GTGGCAAAGGAAAAGTTTGAACGTAATAAACCGCACGTAAACGTAGGCACCATTGGCCACGTTGACCATGGTAAAACCACTCTGACCGCTGCGCTGACTCGCGTATGTGCGGAAGTATGGGGCGGCGCTGCCGTTGCCTTCGACGGTATCGACAATGCTCCGGAAGAGCGTGAGCGTGGTATCACCATCGCTACCTCTCACGTAGAGTACGATTCCCCGACTCGTCACTACGCCCACGTAGACTGCCCCGGGCACGCTGATTATGTGAAAAACATGATCACCGGTGCTGCCCAGATGGACGGCGCGATCCTGGTATGTTCCGCTGCTGATGGCCCGATGCCGCAGACCCGCGAGCACATCCTGCTGTCCCGTCAGGTTGGCGTACCTTACATCGTTGTGTTCCTGAACAAAGCGGACATGGTAGACGATGAAGAGCTGCTCGAGCTGGTAGAGATGGAAATCCGCGAGCTGCTGAACGACTACGACTTCCCGGGCGACGACACCCCGATCATCAAGGGTTCTGCCCTGAAAGCGCTGGAAGGCGACACCAGCGACATCGGCATGCCTGCCGTGCAGAAGCTGGTTGAGTGCCTGGACGAGTACATCCCGGAGCCGGAGCGTGCCGTAGACCAGCCGTTCCTGATGCCGATCGAAGACGTATTCTCCATCTCTGGTCGCGGTACTGTAGTAACCGGCCGTGTAGAGCGTGGCATCATCAAGGTGGGTGAGGAAATCGAGATCGTGGGTATCCACGACACCACCAAGACCACTTGTACCGGTGTTGAGATGTTCCGCAAGCTGCTGGACGAAGGCCGTGCGGGTGAGAACGTTGGTGTACTGCTGCGTGGTACCAAGCGTGACGAAGTAGAGCGTGGTCAGGTCCTGGCGAAGCCCGGTTCCATCACTCCGCACACCAAGTTCGTTGCCGAGGTATACGTACTGAGCAAGGACGAAGGTGGCCGTCACACCCCGTTCTTCAACGGTTACCGTCCGCAGTTCTACTTCCGTACCACCGACGTCACCGGTGCTTGCACCCTGCCGGAAGGTACTGAAATGGTAATGCCGGGCGACAACGTTCAGATGGACGTTGAGCTGATCGCTCCGATCGCCATGGAAGACGGCCTGCGCTTCGCTATCCGCGAAGGTGGCCGTACCGTTGGCGCTGGCGTGGTAGCCAAGATCACCGAGTAA
- a CDS encoding SPOR domain-containing protein, with protein sequence MRWIFYSLFVINLVYLGLQFTKSVTEPARVTGLQLPPVDSGAPLMLLSEQPQPRRSTRQQVASGSLCPVIGPWESEDAARAGAVQLKAAGIGASVKSLAVEKDRLSWVYLPPYGDREKALLVLQELQDRGVDSFIVKEGEDANAISLGYFSSAESAEGLRVKMRNAGYPAFVRETSRTVTEYWAYLVDNSAVERQEVKVFLEANQSLKLDRVSCE encoded by the coding sequence GTGCGGTGGATTTTTTATAGTCTGTTTGTCATCAACCTGGTCTACCTGGGGCTCCAATTCACCAAGAGTGTGACCGAGCCCGCCCGGGTAACCGGTCTTCAGCTTCCCCCTGTGGACAGCGGAGCGCCCCTGATGCTGTTGTCCGAGCAGCCCCAGCCGCGCCGTTCTACCCGGCAGCAGGTGGCCTCGGGGTCGCTGTGTCCCGTTATCGGTCCCTGGGAAAGCGAAGACGCAGCCCGGGCCGGTGCGGTTCAGCTGAAGGCGGCCGGGATTGGGGCAAGCGTCAAGTCATTGGCGGTGGAGAAGGACCGGTTGAGCTGGGTCTATCTGCCTCCTTATGGTGACCGGGAAAAGGCATTGCTGGTGCTGCAGGAGCTTCAGGACCGTGGAGTAGACAGCTTTATCGTCAAGGAGGGCGAGGATGCTAATGCCATTTCGCTGGGGTATTTTTCCAGTGCGGAGTCTGCCGAGGGGCTGCGTGTGAAGATGCGAAATGCCGGCTATCCAGCTTTTGTGCGGGAAACCTCAAGGACTGTCACGGAATACTGGGCATACCTGGTCGATAATTCAGCGGTCGAGCGCCAGGAAGTAAAAGTTTTTCTTGAGGCTAATCAGTCGCTTAAGCTTGATCGCGTGTCCTGTGAGTGA
- a CDS encoding type III pantothenate kinase — protein MKLFVDVGNTALKWRVRDGDAVRQGGCRHERHWVEVVNAIEGVERGCEAVWVASVAGVESDAAIAAALEQKTGVKPQFYYSCESDFGITSCYPEPRRLGVDRWVAMLECFQKYGAGIIVDCGSALTIDAVDREGRFLGGYIVPGLGMLRGALLRDTADVHVEAGAARLELGKSTGECVHNGLLRMSVAFVTEVVLELRQVLDDTCKVLITGGDAPALIDAFEFDYAHVPDLVLDGLERIAAEKE, from the coding sequence ATGAAACTGTTTGTGGATGTGGGGAATACTGCGCTCAAGTGGCGAGTTCGCGATGGGGATGCCGTCCGTCAGGGTGGCTGTCGCCATGAGCGGCACTGGGTGGAAGTGGTAAACGCTATTGAGGGGGTGGAGCGGGGTTGCGAGGCGGTCTGGGTCGCGTCCGTTGCCGGTGTTGAGTCGGATGCGGCGATTGCTGCTGCACTTGAACAGAAGACCGGCGTGAAGCCGCAGTTCTATTATTCCTGTGAATCGGACTTTGGGATAACCAGCTGCTATCCCGAGCCGCGCCGGCTGGGCGTGGATCGTTGGGTAGCGATGTTGGAGTGTTTCCAGAAATACGGCGCAGGTATCATTGTTGATTGCGGCAGTGCGCTGACCATTGATGCGGTGGATCGAGAAGGGCGCTTTCTGGGGGGCTATATTGTGCCCGGCCTGGGGATGTTGCGAGGTGCCTTGCTACGTGACACGGCGGATGTGCACGTGGAGGCGGGGGCGGCGCGGCTTGAGCTTGGCAAGAGCACTGGCGAATGCGTACATAATGGATTGTTGCGCATGTCTGTGGCCTTCGTCACGGAGGTGGTGCTTGAACTCCGCCAAGTGCTTGATGATACTTGCAAAGTATTGATAACTGGCGGTGATGCGCCGGCGCTGATCGATGCCTTTGAGTTCGATTATGCGCATGTTCCTGATCTGGTGCTGGATGGTCTTGAACGCATTGCGGCTGAAAAAGAATAA
- a CDS encoding biotin--[acetyl-CoA-carboxylase] ligase, with amino-acid sequence MSTLKEADQQLIRLLADGQFRSGSQLGELLGISRAAVWKRAQRLSDFGLALESVKGKGYRLAQPVELLDPEFLQHYLSRTVCPVDLHYSLITDSTNADALAVGGLAARPAVFLAECQMAGRGRRGRQWQSPFAANHYLSIRYPIQGGFAALGGLSLAVGVAVADALTALCPELAVGLKWPNDLLVNGAKLGGVLIELAGEMEGRVDVVVGVGLNGRMTAAQAQGIDQRWTDLASEIGDLPARTEVVAKVLEHLLVMLADFSSQGFAPLVSRYERYDQVAGKTVKVQSADQVLEGVALGVSPDGALQLETADGMKALYGGEVSLRIQ; translated from the coding sequence TTGAGTACGCTCAAGGAGGCGGATCAGCAATTGATCCGCCTGCTGGCCGATGGCCAGTTTCGATCAGGATCCCAGCTCGGAGAGCTGTTGGGGATTTCGCGCGCCGCAGTCTGGAAAAGGGCGCAGCGACTCAGCGACTTCGGGCTGGCCCTCGAATCCGTAAAAGGCAAGGGCTACAGGCTGGCGCAGCCTGTGGAATTGCTCGACCCTGAGTTTCTTCAGCATTATCTGTCCCGGACGGTTTGCCCCGTCGATCTACACTACTCTCTGATTACCGACTCCACCAATGCGGATGCCCTTGCAGTCGGCGGGCTGGCAGCAAGGCCTGCGGTCTTCCTGGCTGAGTGCCAGATGGCGGGACGCGGACGCCGTGGTCGCCAGTGGCAGTCGCCGTTTGCGGCCAATCACTACCTATCCATTCGCTATCCTATTCAGGGTGGTTTTGCCGCGCTGGGGGGGCTGAGTCTGGCAGTGGGTGTTGCTGTGGCTGATGCCCTCACCGCTTTGTGCCCTGAGTTAGCGGTGGGGCTCAAGTGGCCCAATGATCTGCTGGTCAATGGCGCCAAACTGGGAGGGGTGCTGATTGAGTTGGCAGGAGAAATGGAAGGACGAGTGGATGTGGTTGTTGGAGTTGGCCTCAACGGCAGGATGACCGCCGCCCAGGCACAAGGTATTGATCAGCGTTGGACGGATCTTGCCAGCGAAATCGGGGATTTGCCTGCCCGCACCGAGGTGGTGGCCAAAGTACTGGAGCACCTCCTTGTGATGCTGGCAGATTTCTCCTCTCAGGGCTTTGCGCCGTTGGTGTCTCGCTATGAACGTTACGATCAGGTGGCAGGAAAAACCGTAAAGGTCCAGTCTGCGGATCAGGTGTTGGAAGGTGTGGCGCTGGGCGTCTCGCCGGATGGGGCCCTGCAGCTGGAGACCGCTGACGGAATGAAAGCGCTATATGGCGGTGAAGTGAGTCTGAGAATTCAATGA